One Methylophilus sp. TWE2 DNA segment encodes these proteins:
- a CDS encoding DUF3309 domain-containing protein, with protein sequence MLSMLLLVLFVLMLAHACRVSLASVDWSIDPARAIGVLLAILLVLAFTIGFIDL encoded by the coding sequence ATGTTAAGTATGCTACTCCTTGTGCTGTTTGTCCTCATGCTCGCACATGCCTGCCGGGTGAGTCTGGCCTCCGTTGATTGGAGCATTGATCCTGCCCGGGCCATAGGTGTATTGTTGGCGATATTACTGGTTCTGGCGTTTACGATAGGGTTTATTGATTTATAA